Proteins from a single region of Hymenobacter sp. GOD-10R:
- a CDS encoding ester cyclase produces the protein MKKILLPLTLFAISLTASAQKATTKPAAKANDQVAQHLKTFDELDYDVFSNARWDRLHESHGQNIIVHWPDGHTTTGIEQHITDLKAMFVYAPDTKIKQHPFKLGQGNLTSVSGIMTGTFTKPMPTGDGKFIQPTGKKFSLPMSTVGVWKDGVMVEEYLYWDNQSFLKQLGLGQ, from the coding sequence ATGAAAAAGATTCTGTTGCCCCTTACTTTGTTCGCCATTTCGTTGACGGCCTCGGCCCAGAAAGCCACTACCAAGCCGGCCGCCAAAGCTAACGACCAGGTAGCCCAGCACCTAAAAACCTTCGACGAGCTGGACTACGACGTGTTCAGCAACGCCAGGTGGGATCGGCTGCACGAAAGCCACGGTCAGAACATCATCGTACACTGGCCCGACGGCCACACCACCACCGGCATCGAGCAGCACATCACCGACTTGAAAGCCATGTTCGTGTATGCCCCCGATACTAAGATAAAGCAGCACCCTTTCAAATTGGGCCAGGGCAACTTGACGTCTGTATCGGGAATTATGACCGGCACTTTCACCAAGCCCATGCCCACCGGCGACGGCAAGTTCATTCAGCCTACGGGCAAGAAATTCAGCTTGCCCATGTCCACTGTCGGCGTGTGGAAAGATGGCGTGATGGTGGAGGAGTATCTCTACTGGGACAACCAATCTTTCCTGAAGCAGCTCGGCTTGGGTCAGTAA